The Armatimonadota bacterium genomic interval GCGGAGGTCGTGGACGTCGGCACCCTGCCGCAGGCGTTCCGCCGGGCCACGAACCTGGCGCGGCCGGGGGAGGTCGTCTTGCTGTCTCCGGGCTGCGAGTCGTTCGACCAGTTCGCCGACTATCGGGAGCGGGGGGACGTCTTCGACGGCCTCGTGCGTGCGGCGACAGCCCAACGTCATCCGGAACCCGAGCGATCCCAAACCGCACGATGACCCACACCCACCCCTCGCACGAGATCCGCCGGCACGCGCCCGACGTGCTGCTGTTCGGCAGCGTGGTGGCCCTGTGCACACTGGGACTGGTGATGGTGTACAGCGCGAGCTCGGTGTTCGCGTTCGAGCGTTTCGGCGACAGCGCATACTTCCTCAAGCGCCAGCTGCTGTGGATGGTCCTGGGGCTGGCGGCGATGTGGTTCACCTTTCACATCCACTACACGACGTGGCGGCGGCTGACGGGTCCGGCGTTGCTGCTGGCGCTGGGGGCCCTGGGCGCGGTACTGTTTTCGAGCATCGGTACGGCGGCGGGGGGCGCGCGGCGGTGGATCGCGCTCGGACCGTTGAGCTTCCAGCCGGTGGAGGCGGCCAAGCTGGCGCTGGTGCTGTACTTGGCCAACTTCCTGGCGAACCGGCAGGACGGCGTGCGCCGTTTCGGAAGAGGAATCCTGCCGCCCCTGTTCTTCTGCGGGTTGATGGCCGCCCTGGTGATGCGCCAGCCCGACATGGGCAGCGCGGTGATCTTGGTGCTGGTCACGTTCGTCGTGCTGTTCGCCGCCGGAGCGCGGATCCCCCACCTCGCGGGGGTGGCGCTGCTTGTCGCTCCGTTGGCGGCGCTGATGGCGCTGCGCGAGGAGTACCGGCGGGAGCGGTTGCTTGCGTTTCTGAATCCCTGGCAGGATGCGCAGGGAACCGGCTTCCAGATCATCCAGTCACTGCTGGCCATCGGTTCGGGCGGCCTGTTCGGCGTCGGGCTGGGCCAGAGCCGGCAGAAGTTCTTCTACCTGCCCGAGCGGCACACCGACTTCGTCTTCGCGATATTGGCGGAGGAACTGGGCCTGGTGGGAGCGGCGGTGCTGATCGGGCTGTTCGCGCTGTTCGCGCTGCGCGCCTTTCGCACGGCCGTGCGGGCACCCGACCGCTACGGCGCGCTGCTGGGCGCTGGGATCGCTTCGTGGGTGGTCGGGCAGGCGGCGATCAACATCGGCGTCGTATCCGGCGCCCTCCCGGTGACCGGCGTGCCCTTGCCGTTCGTAAGCTTCGGGGGATCCTCGCTAATCGTCCTGATGGCCGCCGTGGGGATCTGCCTGAACCTGTCGCAGTATGCCAGACCGTCGGCGAGTGGGCAGGCCGCTGC includes:
- the ftsW gene encoding putative lipid II flippase FtsW, which encodes MTHTHPSHEIRRHAPDVLLFGSVVALCTLGLVMVYSASSVFAFERFGDSAYFLKRQLLWMVLGLAAMWFTFHIHYTTWRRLTGPALLLALGALGAVLFSSIGTAAGGARRWIALGPLSFQPVEAAKLALVLYLANFLANRQDGVRRFGRGILPPLFFCGLMAALVMRQPDMGSAVILVLVTFVVLFAAGARIPHLAGVALLVAPLAALMALREEYRRERLLAFLNPWQDAQGTGFQIIQSLLAIGSGGLFGVGLGQSRQKFFYLPERHTDFVFAILAEELGLVGAAVLIGLFALFALRAFRTAVRAPDRYGALLGAGIASWVVGQAAINIGVVSGALPVTGVPLPFVSFGGSSLIVLMAAVGICLNLSQYARPSASGQAAAAGGVHRPGRARPVGAG